A stretch of the Staphylococcus sp. NRL 16/872 genome encodes the following:
- the ezrA gene encoding septation ring formation regulator EzrA, with product MAVIIILAILIIILIAVGVMFYMRSSKRKILEEAEERKLKVQQLPFEENLDKLSELNLKGETRTKYDALKQDTLDHTNNYLAPVEDKIHDAEIQLDKFQFSGAQMDIDDAHELMDRYEASYQAQVKDVNEIITLHKENEEVYNKCKTDYREMKRDVLANRHQFGEAAAPLEKQIESFEPELEQYDMLKSEGNYVQAHNHIMGLSESMNETKEYMAEIPELIREAQKELPGQFQDLKYGCRDLKANGYDLDHVKIDGTLQSLKTELNFVEPMISRLELDEANNKLQQINDKLDEMYDLIEHEVKAKNEVEETKEDITNELFKAREMNYTLRTEIDYIRENYFINESDVHSIRQHENEIQNLVAVYDDILKEMSKSAVRYSEVKDNLEYLDDHVKVINEKQEKLQNHLIQMREDEADAEDNLLRIQSKKEEVYRRLLASNLTSVPERFVIMKNEIDHEVRDVNDQFSERPIHVKHLKDRVSKIVIQMNTFEDEANDVLVNAVYAERLIQYGNRYRKDYNNVDKSLNEAERLFKNNRYKRSIEISEQALESVEPGITKYIEDEITKE from the coding sequence ATGGCTGTAATCATTATATTAGCAATACTAATTATCATATTGATTGCTGTTGGCGTTATGTTCTACATGCGATCTAGCAAGAGAAAAATTCTAGAAGAAGCAGAAGAACGTAAATTAAAAGTCCAACAACTACCTTTTGAAGAAAACTTAGATAAGCTTTCTGAATTAAACTTAAAAGGTGAAACTAGAACTAAATATGATGCATTAAAACAAGACACCCTAGATCACACAAATAATTATCTAGCACCAGTTGAAGATAAGATTCATGATGCTGAAATTCAACTTGATAAATTTCAATTTTCAGGTGCGCAAATGGATATTGATGATGCGCATGAATTGATGGATAGATACGAAGCGAGTTATCAAGCTCAAGTAAAAGACGTAAACGAAATCATAACTTTACATAAGGAAAACGAAGAAGTTTATAACAAATGTAAAACGGATTATCGTGAAATGAAACGTGATGTATTAGCAAATAGACATCAATTTGGGGAAGCGGCAGCACCCCTTGAAAAACAAATTGAATCATTTGAGCCTGAACTAGAGCAGTATGACATGCTTAAAAGTGAAGGTAATTACGTTCAAGCGCATAATCATATTATGGGATTAAGCGAGTCAATGAATGAAACAAAAGAATATATGGCTGAGATTCCAGAATTAATTCGAGAAGCGCAAAAAGAATTGCCAGGTCAATTCCAAGATTTAAAATATGGTTGTAGAGATTTAAAAGCGAATGGCTATGACTTAGATCATGTGAAAATTGATGGGACATTACAAAGCTTAAAAACAGAGTTGAATTTCGTTGAACCAATGATTAGTCGTTTGGAATTGGATGAAGCGAATAATAAACTTCAACAAATCAATGATAAGCTTGATGAAATGTATGATTTAATCGAACATGAAGTAAAAGCTAAAAATGAAGTAGAAGAAACAAAAGAAGACATTACTAATGAATTATTCAAAGCAAGAGAAATGAACTATACACTAAGAACTGAAATTGATTATATTCGTGAGAACTACTTCATTAATGAAAGTGATGTTCATAGTATTCGCCAACATGAGAATGAAATTCAAAATTTAGTGGCTGTATATGATGATATTCTTAAAGAAATGTCTAAGTCTGCAGTAAGATATAGTGAAGTTAAAGATAATCTAGAATATCTAGATGACCATGTAAAAGTCATTAACGAAAAACAAGAAAAATTACAAAATCATCTTATTCAAATGAGAGAAGATGAAGCAGATGCGGAAGACAATCTTTTAAGAATCCAATCTAAAAAAGAAGAAGTATATCGTAGATTGCTTGCTTCTAATTTAACAAGTGTTCCGGAACGCTTTGTTATTATGAAAAATGAAATTGACCATGAAGTTAGAGATGTAAATGATCAATTTAGCGAACGTCCAATTCATGTGAAGCATTTAAAAGATAGAGTATCAAAAATTGTGATTCAAATGAATACATTTGAAGACGAAGCAAATGATGTTCTAGTTAATGCAGTTTATGCTGAACGTTTAATTCAATATGGTAATCGCTACCGTAAAGATTATAACAATGTAGATAAAAGTTTAAATGAAGCAGAACGTTTGTTTAAAAATAATCGATATAAACGTTCAATTGAAATTTCAGAACAGGCACTTGAAAGTGTCGAACCTGGCATCACAAAATACATTGAAGACGAAATTACAAAAGAATAG
- a CDS encoding cysteine desulfurase family protein — protein sequence MIYLDNAATTKPHKEVLDSFVKVNESVYYNPNSPHKMGLQAEKVLNQAKERINQLLFGKQPFDVIFTSGATESNNIALKGVALRKKQFANEIITSVLEHPSVLEVMRYLETQGFVLKYVNINENGQIDVEHLSSLMNDKVGLVTCMYVNNIMGQIQPIAQIVEVLKQYPKAHLHVDAVQALGKVPMTLTGVNSVSFSGHKFNGLKGQGLLLIDNKAKLEPIVHGGGQEYGIRSGTVNLAMDVSLVKAIDLAVSNLDERYNKLKSFNKELRSFFKDYKGIYVNSPEDGAPQILNIAFPGVKGEVLVNAFSKLDIMVSTTSACSSKRGKLNEVLLGMNIREDKIEGSIRLSLGDTTTKEDINQFKERFETIYTEVKELLK from the coding sequence ATGATTTATTTGGATAATGCCGCAACTACTAAACCTCATAAAGAAGTGTTAGATTCGTTTGTTAAAGTGAATGAATCTGTTTATTATAATCCAAATAGCCCGCATAAAATGGGCTTACAAGCTGAAAAAGTTTTAAATCAAGCGAAAGAACGTATTAATCAACTTTTATTCGGCAAACAACCATTTGATGTCATATTTACAAGTGGGGCAACAGAATCTAACAATATTGCCTTAAAAGGTGTAGCATTACGTAAAAAACAATTTGCGAATGAAATTATTACTTCTGTTTTAGAACATCCTTCTGTATTAGAAGTGATGCGCTATCTTGAAACACAGGGTTTTGTTTTGAAATATGTAAATATTAACGAAAATGGTCAAATAGATGTAGAACATCTATCTTCTTTAATGAATGATAAAGTAGGACTAGTAACATGTATGTATGTGAATAATATTATGGGACAAATTCAACCTATTGCTCAAATAGTAGAAGTATTAAAACAGTATCCTAAGGCGCACTTACATGTAGATGCTGTTCAAGCTTTAGGCAAAGTGCCAATGACCTTAACAGGTGTGAATAGTGTAAGTTTTAGTGGACATAAATTTAATGGTCTGAAAGGACAAGGTTTATTATTAATAGACAATAAAGCGAAACTTGAGCCTATCGTTCATGGTGGAGGACAAGAATATGGTATCCGAAGTGGTACAGTCAATCTTGCTATGGATGTGTCATTAGTGAAAGCAATTGATTTAGCTGTAAGTAATTTAGATGAACGCTACAATAAGTTAAAGTCATTTAATAAAGAGTTACGCTCGTTTTTTAAAGACTATAAAGGTATTTATGTTAATTCTCCAGAAGATGGAGCCCCTCAAATTTTGAATATTGCTTTTCCTGGTGTGAAAGGTGAAGTCCTCGTAAATGCATTTTCAAAACTCGATATCATGGTCTCAACGACAAGTGCTTGTTCATCAAAACGTGGTAAGTTAAATGAAGTATTATTAGGAATGAATATTCGTGAGGATAAAATAGAGGGTAGTATACGATTATCACTGGGGGATACTACTACGAAAGAAGATATTAATCAATTTAAAGAAAGATTTGAAACAATATATACTGAAGTAAAGGAGTTGCTTAAATAA
- the thiI gene encoding tRNA uracil 4-sulfurtransferase ThiI, with product MKFDHLLVRYGEITLKGSNRKKFVNALKDNVNRSLQSLDGTHVYGKRDRMYITLTDEADAQEVISRVTKIFGIKSVSPVHKTTQELEDIKNLCVELAQEFNSGDTFKIDVKRVDKSFPLDTYELQRELGGTILNATEDLTVDVKQPTHNVRVEVRMDGVYIYTEVYEGAGGLPVGTGGKTLLMLSGGIDSPVAGMEIMKRGVRIEAIHFHSPPFTSEKAKDKVIELTRILSERVGPIKLHIVPFTELQKQINKVVHPRYTITSTRRMMLRVADIVLERIGGHAIVNGENLGQVASQTLKSMYAINNVTSTPILRPLVSLDKEDIVKKAREIGTFDVSIQPYEDCCTIFTPKNPVTEPDFDKVIKYESVYNFDEMVQRAADNVETITISKDYKSEKDKDADALIDELF from the coding sequence ATGAAATTCGATCATTTATTAGTAAGGTATGGCGAAATAACATTAAAAGGAAGCAATCGAAAAAAATTCGTCAACGCTTTAAAAGATAATGTGAATCGTTCATTACAGTCACTTGATGGTACACATGTATATGGTAAAAGAGATAGAATGTATATCACACTAACAGATGAAGCTGATGCTCAAGAAGTCATCTCTCGTGTCACTAAAATTTTTGGGATTAAATCTGTAAGTCCAGTTCATAAAACAACTCAAGAATTGGAAGATATTAAAAACTTATGTGTAGAACTTGCACAAGAGTTTAATAGTGGAGATACATTTAAAATAGATGTTAAACGTGTCGATAAATCATTCCCACTTGATACGTATGAATTACAAAGAGAATTAGGTGGCACAATATTAAATGCAACTGAAGATCTTACTGTGGATGTTAAGCAACCAACTCATAACGTAAGAGTAGAAGTACGTATGGATGGCGTCTATATTTACACAGAAGTATATGAAGGTGCAGGAGGTTTACCAGTAGGAACTGGAGGAAAAACATTGCTAATGCTTTCAGGAGGCATTGATTCACCTGTAGCTGGAATGGAAATTATGAAACGTGGTGTTAGAATTGAAGCGATTCATTTTCATAGCCCTCCATTTACTAGTGAAAAAGCAAAAGATAAAGTAATTGAATTAACGCGTATATTATCTGAACGTGTAGGTCCAATTAAACTGCATATTGTTCCGTTTACTGAACTTCAAAAACAAATTAATAAAGTTGTCCATCCGAGATATACGATAACTTCAACACGACGCATGATGCTTAGAGTCGCTGATATTGTATTAGAACGTATCGGCGGACATGCGATTGTTAACGGAGAAAACTTAGGACAAGTTGCCAGTCAAACGTTAAAAAGTATGTATGCTATCAATAACGTGACATCTACGCCAATTTTACGTCCACTTGTTTCGCTTGATAAAGAAGATATTGTCAAAAAAGCACGTGAAATTGGAACATTTGATGTGTCAATTCAACCATATGAAGATTGTTGTACAATATTTACACCTAAAAATCCTGTCACAGAGCCAGATTTCGATAAAGTCATTAAATACGAAAGCGTATATAATTTTGATGAAATGGTTCAACGTGCTGCAGATAATGTTGAAACAATTACAATTAGTAAGGATTATAAGAGTGAAAAAGATAAAGATGCTGATGCATTAATAGATGAATTATTCTAA
- a CDS encoding TSUP family transporter, with protein MDISLDMIIIIIVFGFVAAFIDAVVGGGGLISIPALLAVGMPPALALGTNKLASSFGSLTSAIKFIRSGKVDLSIVLKLFPFIFVFSAGGASLATFLPAEVLKPLVIVILTLVLIYTIFKKDWGDVRTFSKLTFGKAIIFVGLLLLIGFYDGFLGGGTGSFMLFVLLMFGFDFLSAAGNAKVLNFASNIGALILFIILGQVDFVYGLIMGVSMIFGSYLGAQLAISKGVGYVKLLFIIVTALLILKNTYDYIMQLLGK; from the coding sequence ATGGATATCAGTTTGGATATGATTATTATCATTATAGTTTTTGGCTTTGTAGCCGCTTTTATTGATGCAGTGGTAGGAGGGGGTGGGTTAATCTCTATTCCCGCATTACTCGCTGTAGGGATGCCACCAGCACTTGCATTAGGCACCAATAAATTAGCGAGTTCATTTGGCTCGTTAACCAGTGCGATTAAATTTATTCGTTCAGGAAAAGTAGATTTATCAATTGTACTAAAACTTTTTCCATTTATATTTGTGTTTTCAGCGGGTGGTGCAAGTCTAGCGACGTTTTTACCAGCCGAAGTTCTAAAGCCACTTGTTATCGTTATATTAACACTTGTTTTAATTTACACGATATTTAAAAAAGATTGGGGAGATGTGCGCACCTTTTCTAAATTGACCTTTGGTAAAGCTATTATTTTTGTTGGCTTATTATTATTAATAGGATTTTACGATGGTTTTTTAGGTGGAGGAACAGGCTCCTTTATGTTATTTGTTTTATTAATGTTTGGATTTGATTTTTTAAGCGCTGCTGGCAATGCGAAAGTACTCAACTTCGCTTCAAATATAGGAGCGTTAATCCTTTTCATTATTTTAGGACAAGTTGATTTCGTGTATGGGTTAATAATGGGTGTAAGTATGATTTTTGGTTCATATTTGGGCGCTCAATTAGCTATAAGTAAAGGTGTCGGCTATGTGAAATTATTATTTATTATAGTCACTGCACTATTAATTTTGAAAAACACATACGATTATATTATGCAATTACTAGGGAAATAG
- the tpx gene encoding thiol peroxidase encodes MAQITFKNNPIHLLGTEVSEGQQAPDFKVLDNDLNEVDLSHFEGQKKLISVVPSIDTGVCDQQTRKFNEEASQEDGVVLTISADLPFAQKRWCASNGLDNVITLSDHKDLSFGENYGVVMEELRLLARSVFVLDKENKVVYKELVSEGTDYPNFEAALEAYRNI; translated from the coding sequence ATGGCACAAATTACTTTTAAAAATAATCCTATTCATTTATTAGGAACAGAGGTTTCAGAAGGACAACAAGCTCCAGATTTTAAAGTATTAGATAATGATTTAAATGAAGTAGATTTAAGTCATTTTGAAGGGCAAAAGAAATTAATCAGCGTAGTACCTTCAATTGATACGGGTGTATGTGATCAACAAACACGTAAATTTAACGAGGAAGCTTCTCAAGAAGATGGTGTCGTTTTAACTATTTCAGCTGACTTACCATTTGCTCAAAAAAGATGGTGTGCGTCTAATGGTTTAGACAATGTTATTACTTTAAGCGACCATAAAGACTTATCTTTCGGTGAGAATTACGGTGTAGTAATGGAAGAGTTACGTCTCTTAGCACGTTCAGTTTTCGTTTTAGACAAAGAGAACAAAGTAGTTTATAAAGAATTAGTAAGTGAGGGTACGGATTATCCTAACTTTGAAGCGGCTTTAGAGGCTTATCGTAATATTTAA
- a CDS encoding class I SAM-dependent methyltransferase: MTEEQTIMETLFRTLDEKAKTLNEENGQSFIENLGLAMEDVYQNKRELLEQATLQDRRKAFQFAYLSLLQEETIQANHQITPDSIGLILGFLVQKFTKDSDELHIVDIASGAGHLSASVNEVLKETTVMHHLIEVDPVLSRVSVHLANFLEIPFDVYPQDAIMPLPLEEADVVIGDFPIGYYPVDERSKEMKLGFKEGHSYSHHLLIEQAITALKATGYAFLVVPSNIFEDENVKQLENFIATETEMQAFLNLPKTLFKNEKARKSILILQKKKVNETKPVEVLLANIPDFKNPNQFQGFISELNQWMDENHHKK, encoded by the coding sequence ATGACTGAAGAACAAACTATTATGGAAACATTATTCCGTACTTTAGATGAGAAAGCTAAAACTTTAAATGAAGAAAATGGCCAAAGTTTTATTGAAAATTTAGGTTTAGCTATGGAAGATGTTTATCAAAATAAAAGAGAGTTACTCGAACAAGCAACGTTACAAGATAGACGTAAAGCATTTCAATTTGCTTATTTAAGTCTTTTACAAGAAGAAACAATTCAAGCGAATCATCAAATTACTCCTGATTCAATAGGATTGATATTAGGATTCTTAGTTCAAAAGTTTACAAAAGACAGTGATGAACTACATATTGTTGACATTGCAAGTGGGGCAGGACATTTAAGTGCTTCAGTTAATGAAGTGTTAAAAGAGACGACAGTCATGCATCACTTAATTGAAGTGGATCCCGTCTTATCTAGAGTAAGTGTACATCTAGCAAACTTCTTAGAAATACCATTTGATGTCTATCCTCAAGATGCGATTATGCCGTTACCTTTAGAAGAAGCAGATGTCGTTATTGGAGATTTCCCAATTGGGTATTATCCAGTGGATGAACGTAGCAAAGAAATGAAATTAGGCTTTAAAGAAGGTCATAGTTATTCTCATCACTTATTAATTGAGCAAGCTATTACAGCTTTAAAAGCTACTGGATATGCCTTTTTAGTCGTACCTAGCAATATTTTTGAAGATGAGAATGTAAAACAGTTAGAAAATTTCATTGCTACAGAAACAGAAATGCAAGCGTTTCTTAATTTACCTAAGACTTTATTTAAAAATGAGAAAGCGCGTAAATCTATTTTAATTTTACAAAAGAAAAAAGTAAATGAAACTAAGCCAGTAGAAGTCTTACTTGCTAATATTCCAGACTTCAAAAATCCAAATCAATTTCAAGGATTTATTAGTGAGTTAAATCAATGGATGGATGAAAATCATCATAAAAAATAA
- a CDS encoding acetate kinase, with amino-acid sequence MSKLVLAINAGSSSLKFQLIRMPEEELVTKGLIERIGIKDSIFTVEVNGEKVKEVRDIKDHEEAINIMLDSFKKHGIIEDINDIVGTGHRVVHGGELFPESALVTDEVEQQIESLSELAPLHNPANLMGIRAFRKLLPNIPHVAVFDTSFHQTMPEQSYLYSLPYQYYEDYGIRKYGFHGTSHKYVSQRAAAILDKPIEELRIISCHIGNGASIAAVDGGESIDTSMGFTPLAGVTMGTRSGNIDPALIPFIMQKTDQTAEEVLNVLNKESGLLGISGTSSDLRDLESDAEEGKERAQLALDVFASRIHKYIGSYATRMHGVDVIVFTAGVGENSSTVRAKVLEGLEFMGVYWDPKKNEAIRGEEAFINYPHSPVKVIVIPTNEEVMIARDTVKFGEL; translated from the coding sequence ATGTCTAAATTAGTTTTAGCGATTAATGCTGGTAGTTCTTCTTTGAAATTCCAACTTATTAGAATGCCTGAAGAAGAATTAGTTACTAAAGGATTAATCGAACGTATTGGTATTAAAGATTCAATTTTTACTGTTGAAGTTAACGGTGAAAAAGTTAAAGAAGTTCGCGATATTAAAGATCACGAAGAAGCAATTAACATCATGTTAGATAGCTTCAAAAAACATGGTATCATCGAAGATATTAATGATATTGTTGGTACTGGTCACCGCGTTGTACACGGTGGTGAATTATTCCCTGAATCAGCTTTAGTAACTGACGAAGTGGAACAACAAATTGAATCACTAAGTGAATTAGCACCATTACACAACCCTGCTAACTTAATGGGTATTCGTGCATTCAGAAAATTATTACCAAACATTCCTCACGTAGCTGTGTTTGATACTTCATTCCATCAAACTATGCCTGAGCAATCATACTTATACAGCTTACCTTACCAATATTACGAAGATTATGGTATTCGTAAATATGGCTTCCACGGTACAAGTCATAAGTATGTATCACAACGTGCGGCTGCAATTTTAGATAAACCAATTGAAGAATTACGTATTATTTCTTGTCATATTGGTAACGGTGCATCTATCGCAGCTGTTGATGGTGGAGAGTCTATCGATACTTCAATGGGATTCACTCCATTAGCAGGTGTAACAATGGGTACACGTTCTGGTAACATTGACCCAGCGTTAATTCCATTCATTATGCAAAAAACAGATCAAACTGCTGAAGAAGTATTAAATGTATTAAATAAAGAATCTGGTTTACTTGGTATCTCAGGTACTTCAAGTGACTTACGTGACCTTGAAAGTGATGCTGAAGAAGGTAAAGAACGTGCTCAATTAGCACTAGACGTTTTCGCTTCAAGAATCCACAAATACATTGGTTCTTATGCTACTAGAATGCATGGCGTAGACGTTATTGTCTTCACTGCTGGTGTAGGTGAAAATTCATCAACAGTACGTGCTAAAGTATTAGAAGGTTTAGAATTCATGGGTGTTTATTGGGATCCTAAGAAAAATGAAGCTATTCGTGGCGAAGAAGCTTTCATTAACTACCCACATTCACCAGTAAAAGTAATTGTAATTCCAACTAACGAAGAAGTTATGATTGCAAGAGACACTGTAAAATTCGGTGAATTATAA
- a CDS encoding universal stress protein: protein MLTYKNILIAVDGSHEAEWAFNKAVDVAKRNDAKLTIVNIIDSRTYSSYEVYDAQFTEKSRGFSEELLKGYQEVATRAGVANVETRLEFGSPKAIIPKKLASELKVDLIMCGTSGLNAVERFIVGSVSEAIVRHSPCDVLVVRTEEIPEDFHPEVATPEFRQQYS from the coding sequence ATGTTAACTTATAAAAACATTTTAATCGCAGTTGATGGTTCACACGAAGCAGAGTGGGCTTTCAACAAAGCTGTAGACGTAGCTAAACGTAACGACGCCAAATTAACTATTGTAAACATTATTGATTCAAGAACATATTCTTCATATGAAGTTTATGATGCACAATTCACTGAGAAATCTCGTGGTTTCTCTGAAGAGTTATTAAAAGGTTATCAAGAAGTAGCAACACGTGCTGGAGTAGCTAATGTAGAAACACGCTTAGAATTTGGTTCACCTAAAGCTATTATCCCTAAAAAATTAGCAAGCGAACTTAAGGTAGATTTAATTATGTGTGGTACTTCAGGTTTAAATGCAGTAGAACGATTTATTGTCGGTTCTGTATCTGAAGCTATCGTACGTCACTCACCTTGTGATGTATTAGTAGTACGTACTGAAGAAATCCCAGAAGACTTCCATCCAGAAGTGGCTACACCAGAATTTAGACAACAATATTCATAA
- the ald gene encoding alanine dehydrogenase — translation MKIGIPKEIKNNENRVGLSPSGVHALVEQGHTVLVEKDAGLGSYFEDVDYEKAGAEIVSDQSSAWDVEMVIKVKEPLEEEYKYFREGLILFTYLHLANEEKLTQALVDNKVVGIAYETVQLPDRSLPLLTPMSEVAGRMSAQVGSEFLQKINGGMGILLGGVPGVPKGKVTIIGGGQAGTNAAKIALGLGADVTILDVNPKRLAELEDLFDGRVNTIMSNPLNIEEAVKQSDLVIGAVLIPGAKAPSLVTEDMIKEMKDGSVIVDIAIDQGGIFETTDKITTHDDPTYVKHGVVHYAVANMPGAVPRTSTIALNNATLPYAQLLANKGYREAFKANHALSLGLNTYKGHVTHKGVAEAFNLEYTTIEDALKED, via the coding sequence ATGAAAATTGGTATTCCAAAAGAAATAAAAAACAACGAAAACAGAGTTGGTTTATCACCAAGTGGTGTACATGCATTAGTTGAACAAGGACATACAGTTCTTGTGGAAAAAGATGCAGGTTTAGGTTCATACTTTGAAGATGTAGATTACGAAAAAGCAGGTGCAGAAATCGTATCTGATCAATCTTCAGCTTGGGATGTAGAAATGGTTATCAAAGTTAAAGAACCTTTAGAAGAAGAGTATAAATACTTCAGAGAAGGATTAATCTTATTCACATACTTACATCTAGCTAATGAAGAAAAATTAACTCAAGCGTTAGTTGATAATAAAGTAGTAGGTATTGCATACGAAACGGTTCAATTACCTGACCGTTCATTACCATTATTAACACCAATGAGTGAAGTAGCAGGACGTATGTCTGCTCAAGTAGGTTCAGAATTCTTACAAAAAATTAACGGCGGAATGGGAATTTTACTTGGCGGAGTACCTGGAGTACCAAAAGGTAAAGTAACTATCATCGGTGGCGGTCAAGCTGGTACTAATGCTGCTAAAATCGCTTTAGGTTTAGGTGCAGATGTTACTATCTTAGACGTTAATCCTAAACGTTTAGCGGAATTAGAAGATTTATTTGATGGTCGTGTAAACACGATTATGTCTAATCCATTAAATATCGAAGAAGCGGTTAAACAAAGTGATTTAGTTATCGGTGCCGTTCTTATTCCTGGTGCTAAAGCGCCAAGCTTAGTAACTGAAGATATGATTAAAGAAATGAAAGACGGTTCAGTAATCGTTGATATCGCTATCGACCAAGGTGGTATCTTTGAAACAACTGATAAGATCACTACTCATGATGATCCTACTTACGTTAAACATGGTGTAGTTCATTATGCTGTTGCAAATATGCCAGGTGCCGTACCACGTACATCTACAATCGCTTTAAATAATGCAACATTACCTTATGCTCAATTATTAGCAAATAAAGGTTACCGTGAAGCATTTAAAGCTAACCATGCA